Proteins from one Bacteriovorax sp. BAL6_X genomic window:
- a CDS encoding thymidylate synthase produces MRQYLDLMKHVLENGQKKEDRTGTGTISVFGYQARYNLEEGFPLVTTKKCHLRSIIHELLWFLKGDTNIAYLKENKVRIWDEWADENGDLGPVYGYQWRHWKTPNGEEVDQVANLVKGLKENPFSRRHILTAWNPADVDNMALPPCHSFIQFYVSPDMKLSCQLYQRSADIFLGVPFNIASYALMTMMLAQVCDLKLGDFVHTMGDAHLYLNHIEQAQLQLTREPHALPTMKINPDVKSIFDFKYEDFTLENYEAHPHIKGEVSV; encoded by the coding sequence ATGAGACAATACTTAGATCTAATGAAACACGTGCTAGAAAATGGTCAGAAAAAAGAAGACCGTACTGGTACAGGGACTATTTCAGTTTTTGGTTACCAAGCTCGCTATAACTTAGAAGAAGGTTTTCCATTAGTGACAACTAAGAAGTGTCACCTTCGTTCAATTATTCATGAACTCCTTTGGTTTCTAAAGGGTGATACAAATATTGCATACCTCAAAGAAAATAAAGTTCGTATTTGGGATGAGTGGGCGGATGAAAATGGCGACCTTGGCCCTGTCTATGGATATCAGTGGCGTCACTGGAAAACTCCAAATGGTGAAGAGGTCGATCAGGTTGCAAACTTAGTTAAGGGCCTAAAAGAAAACCCTTTCTCTCGTCGTCATATTTTAACGGCGTGGAACCCTGCCGATGTTGATAATATGGCCTTACCACCATGTCATTCGTTTATTCAATTCTATGTTTCTCCTGATATGAAATTGTCTTGTCAGCTTTATCAAAGATCTGCAGATATCTTCTTAGGTGTACCATTTAATATTGCTTCTTACGCACTAATGACTATGATGCTTGCTCAAGTTTGTGACTTAAAGCTAGGTGATTTTGTCCATACAATGGGAGATGCTCACCTTTATTTAAATCATATTGAACAAGCACAACTTCAACTGACTCGTGAACCACATGCACTTCCTACAATGAAGATCAATCCTGACGTTAAGTCGATATTTGATTTTAAATATGAAGACTTCACTTTAGAGAATTATGAGGCCCATCCACATATTAAAGGTGAGGTATCAGTTTGA
- a CDS encoding dihydrofolate reductase → MIVGIGKNREIGKGNDLLWHISEDLKNFKKITSGKPIIMGRKTFDSIGRPLPKRRNIIISRDPSLNIEGCEVFTDPDAVLNELKQAGVEEAVVIGGSFIYEYYLPKVDRIYLTEVEFEGDADVFFPKFDRSEFSVSDEAYFEETENSPAWKFSVLNRL, encoded by the coding sequence TTGATCGTTGGAATAGGGAAAAATCGCGAAATAGGTAAGGGCAACGATTTGCTTTGGCATATTAGCGAGGATCTTAAAAATTTCAAAAAAATAACTAGTGGCAAGCCGATTATCATGGGGCGAAAGACTTTTGATTCAATCGGCAGGCCTCTGCCAAAGAGACGAAATATCATCATTTCCCGCGACCCTTCACTTAATATTGAAGGTTGTGAAGTCTTTACTGATCCCGATGCTGTTTTAAATGAACTTAAACAGGCCGGGGTTGAAGAGGCCGTTGTTATTGGTGGATCGTTTATCTATGAATACTATCTTCCAAAAGTTGATCGCATCTACTTAACTGAAGTCGAGTTTGAAGGTGATGCCGATGTGTTCTTTCCTAAATTTGATCGAAGTGAATTTAGTGTGAGTGATGAGGCGTACTTTGAAGAAACAGAGAATTCCCCAGCTTGGAAATTCTCTGTCTTAAATCGATTATAA
- a CDS encoding sodium:alanine symporter family protein — MIKIAMSRAMMGFIFSIIGISTYAQNYGQTEMDLQERINNFFGIINGKYYPFLFWEIPFIKMPLILFVMVLGGLFFTIRMGFINVRLFKHAIDVIRGKYDNPEDEGDISHFQALTSALSATVGLGNIAGVALAIGKGGPGVVLWLWIIAFFGMSMKFASSTFGQMFKQKTSNGDMLGGPMVYLTQMFKMTKVAWIGKYLGIFYAIMTIGASFGGGNLFQANQTFKIIADQHPDSSPWVVGIVLAFLAGIVLVGGIKKIGNVTSKLVPIMCAFYVFTCLAIIFSNYQNIPQMFSLIFREAMTPDAAFGGAFAVMLVGIQRASFSNEAGLGSAAIAHSAAKTSEPVREGVVAMIGPVIDTHIVCTITALTLLITGAYENPDVAGKGVEMTAYAFSTLGDWAPYCLLMAICVFAYSTVISWSYYGERATLFLFEKSIGFKSVKMYRLCYVFIIIIGPVLKIGHVLDFADLMLLSIAFPNIIGMICFSNLLKAKVNDYLARFNSGQMKTYN, encoded by the coding sequence ATGATTAAAATCGCAATGTCACGAGCGATGATGGGATTTATTTTTTCTATTATCGGAATAAGTACTTATGCTCAGAATTATGGCCAAACGGAAATGGACCTACAAGAGCGAATTAACAATTTCTTTGGCATTATTAACGGAAAGTACTATCCATTTTTATTCTGGGAAATTCCATTTATCAAAATGCCCCTAATATTATTTGTGATGGTTCTCGGTGGACTCTTTTTTACGATTCGTATGGGCTTTATTAATGTTCGTCTATTTAAACACGCTATAGATGTTATTCGAGGTAAATATGATAATCCGGAAGATGAGGGTGATATTAGTCACTTTCAGGCACTAACTTCGGCACTTTCTGCTACCGTTGGGCTTGGAAATATTGCTGGTGTGGCCTTAGCTATTGGTAAGGGTGGACCAGGGGTTGTTCTTTGGCTATGGATTATCGCATTCTTTGGAATGTCGATGAAATTTGCATCATCAACATTTGGTCAAATGTTTAAGCAGAAAACTTCTAATGGTGACATGCTGGGGGGACCAATGGTTTATCTCACTCAGATGTTTAAAATGACAAAAGTTGCTTGGATTGGAAAGTATCTTGGAATCTTTTATGCAATTATGACTATTGGTGCCTCATTTGGTGGAGGGAATCTTTTCCAAGCAAATCAAACCTTTAAGATTATCGCCGATCAACATCCTGACTCATCCCCTTGGGTTGTTGGGATTGTTCTTGCGTTTTTGGCCGGGATTGTTTTAGTAGGTGGTATTAAGAAAATTGGTAATGTGACTTCAAAATTAGTACCGATAATGTGTGCTTTCTATGTATTTACATGTCTTGCAATTATTTTTTCTAATTATCAAAATATTCCACAGATGTTTTCATTAATTTTTAGAGAGGCCATGACACCTGATGCGGCCTTTGGTGGTGCCTTTGCAGTAATGCTCGTTGGTATTCAAAGAGCATCATTCTCAAATGAAGCCGGGCTAGGCTCTGCGGCCATTGCTCACTCGGCCGCTAAAACAAGTGAGCCTGTTAGAGAAGGTGTTGTTGCAATGATAGGTCCAGTTATTGATACACATATTGTTTGTACGATTACTGCTCTTACTCTTCTTATAACTGGTGCTTATGAAAACCCTGATGTTGCTGGCAAGGGTGTTGAGATGACAGCTTATGCTTTTTCAACACTGGGGGATTGGGCCCCGTATTGTCTACTGATGGCAATTTGTGTCTTTGCGTACTCAACTGTTATTTCTTGGTCTTATTATGGCGAAAGAGCAACTTTATTTCTATTTGAAAAATCAATTGGATTTAAAAGTGTAAAGATGTACCGTCTTTGTTATGTCTTCATTATTATTATAGGGCCAGTTCTTAAGATTGGTCATGTTCTAGACTTTGCAGACTTAATGCTACTTTCAATTGCTTTCCCTAATATTATTGGGATGATTTGTTTTTCTAATCTACTTAAAGCAAAAGTGAATGACTATTTAGCACGTTTTAATTCAGGACAAATGAAAACTTATAACTAG
- a CDS encoding exo-beta-N-acetylmuramidase NamZ domain-containing protein, with translation MIKIGLERLRDDATLQNKITGNIALLCHSASIDSKFKVAPIIFKEIFGDRFKKLFGPQHGFVSDVQDNMVETQHYTHPFFKVPVYSLYSETRKPTKEMLAGIDTFVVDLQDVGTRVYTYITTVTYLLEECAKEGIKVVILDRPNPVGLDKIEGNILETEFKSFVGALEIPQRHGLSMGEYAKFAKKQLGIDVELEVIEVQGLSRSMQWKDTQLSWVNPSPNLPTPEGSLTFCGTVLYEGTNLSEGRGTTRSLEVVGHPSIEAYSFVDSLKETLNEIDNGSFILRPVNFMPTFNKHAGSACGGVHIHVTNEKEFNSWQVSQYLCREFKRALGGKFEWDAKDYEYAFGKLAIDLINGSEFVRDWVERLGSMNELREFEIKGHAQYLKEIESIKIYK, from the coding sequence ATGATAAAAATTGGACTAGAGCGTCTTAGAGATGACGCAACTTTACAAAATAAAATAACAGGAAATATCGCACTACTATGTCACAGTGCGAGTATTGATTCGAAATTCAAAGTTGCCCCCATTATATTCAAGGAAATTTTTGGAGATCGATTCAAGAAATTATTTGGGCCACAACATGGCTTTGTAAGTGATGTGCAAGACAATATGGTAGAGACACAACACTACACTCACCCATTCTTTAAAGTTCCTGTTTACTCACTATATAGTGAAACAAGAAAGCCTACTAAAGAAATGCTTGCGGGTATCGATACTTTTGTTGTTGATCTTCAAGATGTTGGAACTCGTGTCTATACATACATCACAACGGTTACTTATCTTTTAGAAGAGTGTGCAAAAGAAGGTATAAAAGTTGTTATACTCGATCGACCAAATCCAGTAGGCTTAGATAAGATTGAAGGAAATATTCTAGAGACTGAATTTAAGTCATTTGTTGGTGCACTTGAAATTCCTCAGCGCCACGGTCTTTCTATGGGAGAATACGCAAAATTTGCAAAGAAGCAGTTAGGAATAGATGTTGAACTTGAAGTAATTGAAGTTCAAGGCCTAAGTAGATCAATGCAATGGAAAGATACTCAGCTTTCTTGGGTTAATCCATCACCAAATCTTCCTACACCTGAGGGGTCTCTAACATTTTGTGGAACTGTTCTTTATGAAGGAACTAATTTAAGTGAGGGCCGAGGAACAACTCGCTCTCTTGAAGTTGTAGGACATCCATCAATTGAAGCCTACTCATTTGTTGATTCTTTAAAAGAAACGCTTAATGAGATTGATAATGGAAGCTTCATTTTACGTCCAGTTAACTTCATGCCAACCTTCAATAAGCATGCAGGAAGTGCTTGCGGAGGTGTTCATATTCACGTCACAAATGAGAAAGAGTTTAATTCCTGGCAAGTCTCTCAATACCTTTGTCGAGAATTTAAACGTGCCTTAGGTGGTAAGTTCGAATGGGACGCAAAGGACTATGAGTACGCATTCGGCAAACTTGCAATTGATCTTATTAATGGAAGTGAATTTGTAAGAGACTGGGTCGAGCGTCTAGGAAGTATGAATGAACTACGAGAATTTGAGATAAAAGGCCATGCTCAATACCTTAAAGAAATCGAATCAATTAAAATATACAAGTAA